tcacaaaaaaaatcgcacttaaagtggcagtaggcagtatatttttggcatcatcgggcaaaaagtccataataacctttcagcatattgtaattcaagtgttctgagagataactagacttctgcacctcctcatggctctgttttcaggctttaaaaaatctatcttGTGacggagactttgaccaatcacaggtcatttcagagagagggcattcctattggctgtgctccggtcatgtgaccggaacttggcgttccttcaacagatttcacaaacgttctcattttacagctaaacagtacactacaagatcattctgaaaacatttgaggtgagaaataggcattaacgtaacataatattgattcatatttgatcggcgctgcctggtttgaccatttggtcggagttcgcgagtgattgacagccggctctcatagacgacagctgatggacagcagacctcagatcaactctgactgcttgttttcctccggtctgtgaaatcttgcagatgccgttaggagcaccggaggacacagaggcacctgatttttttcaggttacctgtttcacgTCTCcattctgtttcctgtttcactctcgcctacttcagctttaaggaaaACTTGCCCTGCCCTAGCTGCTCTAACATAAaatgtttcctgtttccagcTCCCATGGGCAGATCGTGCTCCACGTCTGTTCTGGAAATACAGGTTGCTAAGTTACCACACCACACTGAGCCGTGTCCGTCCAAAAGCCAGAACATAACGCCTCAAATCATCTGGCCTCGTTGGCAAAAGGTCAATTGCTTTCTGCAGGTCAACCACATAATGTTTCCTATTTTAATATGAGTCAGTAGCTTTTCACAGGTCAACCATGAAATGTTTCCGATTCAAATCAGAGTCGAGCACGAAACCTGCTGAAGCAACTGGGTGACAAACTGAGAAAGCAAAGCAAATTGTCTGGTCGGagacattttttaagaaaataatattataatattgtataattGTGACTCAAACGGACAGACACTACTTTcaatacattaaaaataattactGGCAATCATATTAAAGGCACAAAGAGTAGGATTTGTCGGTTGTGAGTTGTAAACAACACATTCAAAACGAGGGTGAAAGCAAACCACAGATTCACTCTCGCTTTGTCTGCTTGGCGTTTCCCCTCGCTAAACGGTCTTCTTCCTGTGGTTCATCATTCATACATTTGTCAAAACTGAATCATCTAGTTCTGCTTACTTTGTGGAGCGTGGCACAACCATTTCTGCCAGGGTTTCATACGTCTTCTGCCATTCAACATAGCTTGTCCTTGTGAGGGTGGAAAGGGAAAGGTAACAGCAATGTATTTTACATCTAAACATTTTAGGCGTGATACCAATACTGATGttctcagacaaaaaaaaaaagctgattttaattttattttgaagtataATGCAATTTAATTTGACCATTTCCATGGCTAAAATCTATTGAGTTATGAGGCTGAAGAAGCCTCTGGGACACCACATCATGGGACTGAACTCAAATTCTTTTCACTGGGTGTCTTCTTAAATGAGTGTCAACTACCCCACGTAACTCACATTACACctttaaaatgcaaaataaaaatatgttccTAGACTGGTTTTATGCAGCTGTGGTCATGAGGGAACCACCATCATATCTACCATGGATCCTACAATGACATTCTTCGCATCTTGTATATACTGATGTAAGTGTACTTACTTTGGGACAACCACCAGCATAGTAATCAAGTACTCTGAGTCCAGGACAAAGTCCTCTTTCTTCACTATGTCAGCCAAACTCCTGGTCAACAAGCTCCCCCTAAAGAACCACACATACAGTTCAGATTGTAAGACAACTTCAATCTTTCTCACAAAGACATACAGATGCAGATGCTCCAAAATACATGATGTGTAGTGCAGAAGTACTGTACACAATTTACCTACACAATTTTATAAGGTCATTATTACACAAGATAAAATACAAGCTAATCATGTGTGATCAAGCTAAAAAGTGCCACAGGATTTGGCTTTAGACCTGCTTCTGTAATCAAATTACAGATAACATATAgtatattatcatcattatataACTCACGCATTCTTCCTCTCCAGGTTTTGCAGGTTTCCCTTCAGGTTGTTGTAGGCTGAAGCTCTGGCCTTCAGGTCATTGTCTATCTGAGTCGCTTGCTAAATAACAAGGAGTTGATGATGATTACTATGGGTTACATTAATGAGGAACATTTCCTGCACCAAACCTATAATACATAactaggactgcaactaacgattatattcattgtcaattaatctgacgattattttcccgattaatcgattagttatttggtctataaaatgtcagaaagtgttgaaaaatgacaatcagtttttcccaaagaccaagatgacaGATCCACAAATGTCTTGGTTTGtctacaactcaaagatattcagtttaccgtcatagaggaggaaagaaaccagaaaatattcatatttaacaagctgaaatcagagaatttactttttttcttaaaaaattactcaaaccgataaatctatagtcaattaatcaaattaattcacaattaatcaaaatagctgccgattaatttaatagttgacagctaattgattaatcgttgcagctctatccATAATAATCCCTATTGGATCACAGGAGTGGGCAAAATCAAACCATGTCTACATGTGATTGTTTATGTTGCTGTTTGTGTTATCGGCTATGTTTGTTCTTTCTTGTAAAAGTGatcaaataatattaaaaataatagtgataaaataaaaaatatgtatatacaaaTCCACAACAGTTAGCATAATAATCAAATATTGTATAAATGAGCAGATTTGTACCTTGGCGATGATCTCAGAGATGTTTTTCAGCGACTGTTTGATTGGATACTTCGCCATGTCCCACTGGAATCTGGTGATATATGTGACCAGGTCGACTAGAGAGTAAAAACAGATTAAAGTCATCAGCATCAATCACCTTCATTTCCACAGGTTTTGTGTAATTGTATATGTGAACACACAGTAACCTATTGTGTCTTTCTCTGAAGTCTAATAAACGACATCACGCTGGCTTTTGCTTTCTACCACCTCCTTCAACTTATGTCTGGACATCAGTGAGATGAATCAGTCAACAGCGATTACCTCCATTAGCGAGCAGGTTCTCCTGGACTTTGTCTCGGCTGTCCTCCAGGACGTCGGCCATGTACTGAGCGACCTTCTTCACCACACTGAAACACAACgtgaggtgaggagatgggTTAGAGACAAACACAAGGggtcacaaataaacacaagagAAGCAATAGATGACAACAAACTGAGTTTACGTTTCCACAAACGTGTCCAGTTTAGCCAGCTCATCTGACAGACCCACTAAGACATCTAGTGTTCCGACCTGTTgggagacaaacacacaaaagtaTTAACAAAAACCACCACTAGACTAGTTGTGGGTGGGAAATACACATGACTGCCGTGCTTGACCTTGAGATCAGGAATGTTGAACTTGTTGTTAACGGAGAGGTTGTTGGCGCGTGCGGTGGCCACCATCAGCTTGTCCCACGTCTGCTGGCACGTCTTCTCCCCCGGAGCGGAGATCAACCAGAATTCTGTCATGGCTGCTGGTAAGATGTTCGTCCACCGGGCCTTTGATGGAAGGAAGTCACTGAGGGTGAAGTAAGAGAGTATTAATAAAGCTCTGTTGTTCCAGGGCTGCTGTTCTGTCGCTGACGCTGACCTCCTCAAAGAAGGAGGGAAAGTAAAAAGAGAATAGGTGATGATGATATATACCGTGAGACAATAAAAATCAGCCATCCGAATTATTACAAAAGGCAGAGATTTGTCTTTGGTTCACATGTGCAAAAACTGCTATTAAAAGAGTACTTTAAAACAACATATCACACCCAGACAgatcacattaaaacacattcaaataacaacacaatacGCCAATAGAAGCTACATTAAAAAGGAGCACCAGGTACCAGGACTGCATCTAGGTtacataaatagatataaagtgCTGTGTGCTGAGGTAGCAGGCTGGCTTCAGAACTTTAGAAAGTGGCTGTCCATACAGATTAAAATACTTTATATACCGTACCATACCATGGTAGATATTCATTGATCATCTCTGGGTGTATTGAGCCATCGTGCTCAATGTTTAAAATCCGTGATTTTGAGGGTTACTTTGCTGTCAAGGCATTTAATTTGCTAGATTTTGCTGGACACAAATATTACAATATCACAACAGaataatatatctataataacatTACGTGtgaaaaatgaaacaataaaatgacGTATGGCGTTTCACACTCCTATATGTTATCATAAACACTACCTAGACAACTGAAAAGGATCATGGGATACGGATATAGCTCCTCGGCAAAAACAAGGAAGAGAACTCTGGAGGCTAGAAAATTTTAACAAGGTCCCAACTTTGCATTTGGAGATAAACTGCAGCTCCCTTGAATTAAAGCCACATGTAGGCTCCACATCTTCAGTCATAGTCCTATGTAGGCCCACGTTCACCCAAGAACTGCGTGcttcagtaacattttgaaGTGCTTATACTTAGTGatgaaaatattgtaatttttacacCAATGTTACATTCTTATATTTCTGCACCTAAAAATCTACCGTATTTCTACTGTTTATTTTTGCTTctgcatgtatgtatatgtgtgtatatactgtatattctctctctttatgaattgttttattttttgttatatttattttgtatctttATGCTTaggtaaagcactttgaattgtctTTGCATCTGAAATGTGCGATATAAATAAACTAACCTTACCATATCCTCCATTACACTTATCTGACATTTGTTTGTAGTTACTTTGGATGTTGAGATTTTAAAGCAAAACACatcaacatattaaaatgatgccTTGGTACACATTAAACTACCCAACTGTAAATAAGGTAGTCGTGCTCAAActgctacaacattaaaatactgcatccctaataataataataataataattcaataatataatatacatgaTACTCtaattctgcataatgagtacttgtttacatgtttactgtaatgcatgacttttatttgtaactgAGTATCACTGCCTTTGTTAAAGTAAAGGTCATGAGTACTTTTCCACCACTGTATACAAGACACATGAATCTTGAGTCATATTATAAAGCTCTTGTGTTCCTCTTTTTGACTTCTGATTCATGAACTTCCTCCTATGATTGTGATATggaaactgcacacacacacacactggttgaTTGCTTGCATCagtagagacacacacaggtctccatgtctgctgattgACTGTCATATGATCAGTGTCTGTGCTGCAGACAGAGGATGTGCATGCTAAATACTGATCCTCCTCTCAATTAAACACCATGCACAACATGTGACTAAGAGCTGTTGTTGATTTGTTATTCATTCTCACTTAAAAAGCACTGATTTCATTATCAAAACATACCCTGGTTCATACGTGGTTACACAAACATCCAGTGTTAGCTAGCTGCTGAGCTTTGCATCGCAGTCTCTCAGCTGTCACGACGTCAATAATCGGTGTGTTTCCGTACTTACCGGTGTGTTTACTGGCGTCAGTATTTGGTCCACACGGTGTAATTCAGTTAAACAGTCGCAGCTTTCCATGCATGGCGCAGATAATTACAGCTTTTCGACTCAAAGGTGCTTCAACACAGCATCTACACTCACAGTCAGCTGATCAGAGCAGTTGTTGTTCTGCGTCTGCGCAGAAGCTGCTGCGCGCTGTACTGCTATCACGTGACCTGACGAGTCTGCGTGACGTTCAAGTGTCTGAATATAAAGTCAGAAAATTGATTTAAGACTCAAGATTCAAggcctttattgtcattgtgtagtacaacgaaattagattgtgacaatcccataggtgctaatgaaaagataatacaataaaaaaagagattgtgcaatataaatataaaaaatataaaagataatacaatataaaatataaaaatacaatatgtatattgatgagatgacagttttgccagattacagttttgccagattattgcacaaagtgtcagtcagataattatataattattgcacagcatcatataattattgcacaatAGCAGTTGGAAGGCGTTAAAAACAGTGGTTTGATTAAAAGACAGTATCCGCATACATCATGAGTCAGCTACATCACCTAATCACCACATGTATGcgtaatttaaaggtcccatattataaaaaagtgagattttcacgttttttttattataaagcaggcttaagtcctatataaatactgtgaaggtatcgaaacactcaatccacagggaaatacacacagcccatattcagaaactctgcatctgaaacaagccgtcaggatttctgcccatttgtgatgtcacaaatatataatatttaaatccaaaattattggttaacacaagctgtggTGTCAAGTGATCAAAACCACATGACATCTCAAATGTTCAATCATAGATTAGGGTCTATAGCAATCATCAAACTGGAAGTGCCCTGTGTGAAGACCACCCAAAGGTCAATGACATAGTGTTTAGACAAACTTAATGCTAAGgctataaatatattataaataaaataatcctGCTAGTTTTTATCAGGATATGTTTATGATATGTTTGTTCATcgaataatattataatatggtgtaaatatactctatatttgttattttaatcaaattttcCATGTCCCACTTCAGGAAATATGGTTTCGAAATGTGGGACAGCATGATAATAATGGTTAATTATAGGGTTTTAGTCTTCTAATGCATTATTTAAGATATTTGAGGTAAAGtgaacattatattccataattGGGGTTGGCTGCATTTCTGTTAAAATTGAGTTATgaggtttgttgtttttgttgttttttgttgttgtttttatgcctaagcattaaatgttatttaataattatacatAATGCATCCATATCCTaatgtcccacattaggctaaTTCACCTGTTGCTTTATTATAGAAATATTAGCTAGTATTCATCttatattattgattaatcttctaaaatgtattattatttatcttctCTTATAAAGCTCTCACATTCCTAGACATTTTGATCAATTTCAGCTGAATAATTTTTTGATAAAATAGTAATTATAGTACTTCCGATACTGATTAAAGGCAGCATGTTGTGAACACATGAGTGTTTGTTTTGACAGCTCAGTCAGTGCTCAATATTGACCTCTTCTGGTAAGATGTAACTATTACATTACTCAACAGTCCCTGCCTTTAGGTGACAGTGAAATAGTGTAAACCAATTCATTCATTAGAGTAGATTTATTCAGCGGTTTTTGATTTCTCAACAATCCCTGCTCATTATCCTGATATGAAATAAACCAAGGATGATCTTATATGTCCAGCTGGTCTGTCTATATGTTTAAAAGTGGTATCACTAGAGttcagtggtgtagtggtgtttattcacataataaataaaaatgaaaattaacTTGTTAGGTTTTAGGTTAAGAAAAACCTTGTAGGAATCTAATACATATTAGGTTTAGGAATTAAAATCGACAGTTAGGATCAGGGTAAGAAAAATACACCACTGCTAGAGTTAGGGTTGGAATTACTATTGGCCTATACAAGAGCCTGGTCAATGCTGCATTTTTAGGCTGACaccaatataaatattaaaaattaattttaaaaaggacGGCATACCTGCAGATAGTTTTTCAGCACATAAAATGCAACATTTTTGGTGAGgatcctttatttattttttttaagataaggcctttttcacagaaaacaTTGTGACAAAGTAGCCTAAGAGCACCAAAACCACATGTGTAAATAATGCAATTAATGTTATTTCCCACTGTGACAAGTTGGCCTATAGAGCCTGGTCAATGCTGGATTTTTTAGGCTGACACCGATATAAATACttgaacatttattttaaaaaggacTGTATGTCTGCAGATTCAACacataaaatgcagaatttttTTATGAGGATCCtttaatcttttttctttttatctttttttttttttaataggcctttttcatggAAACAAATTTGACAAAGTAGCCTAAGAGCACCAAAACCACatgtgtaaataattaaattaatgttATCTCTCACTGTGACAAGTTCAAATGTTTGCTGTAAAAAGAAAGGCCTGTTGTGAACAACATATGTAGCCTACAATGCAGAACATTTTACAATTGAAAAATAGTAGGCCTTGTTATTTATAGGCAGTATTCCTTGATGACAAACTATTTAATGGAGACAGAATGTTTTGGGCATTTCTTTACTGATATTTCCGTGTTACTTATCAGCTGTCATATATACAGATACCAATATGAGCTGATACTGGTGGATACTGTATATCTGCCCAGCAACTCTAACATCCCTTACACTTAGGTAAGTTGTCTTACGGAACTCTtcagtttggaaaaaaaaaaatgtgggatgTGTTAGTTTCCTGAGAGTATTGAGAATTGATTATTTATGCAGTTGTTtgataacatatttttttccttaCGGCAAATTGAGTTTACTTCCTGATGACAGTCACGGCATTTAACTGAACTCAGCGGAACTGAAGCACAAAATCAAATTTCCTCCTGTCCTCGTGGACCCTGATGTGAACCGTGAAGCACatacttgacttttttttttttactttatactttgtTCATTGTTGAATATTAAAGGAAACCACATTATacccatttaaaaataattatcaaTGCTTTAATTTTCACCATGCAGTCTTGATTACTTTGATTCATAATCCAAAAATCTGTTCTCTGTTAGCTGGAAAGAATGAAAACATTACTCTGAGaagaaacattaacattttaatgATGATAAACATGATTTTCTTGCTTTTATGCACaccttgtttttattgttgtctgTGATTTAATTCTGTGGGGTCTTTGCTTGGGTCTCTAGTTCAAGTCCCTGCACGGAGCAAGTATTGAGTGTGAACTGGGAACTGGACGGATGTCCGTTTGCCTCCAGGCACTGCCGAGGTGTCCTTTAGCAAAGGTTACCTTCTTATGACTCTGTTAAACACACATTGCACATAATTACTATGCAAATAAGCCTTGACTCGACTGTTTCACTTGTGCCAAATAGAAGCTAACTAATATCTTCTTTCTCAGATATGTGAACTGCATGGTCCAATTTGATTAGCTATTCCTGTAGTGTGTACCTCAGGGCCATTAGCATGACTGCACTGTGTGAATCCATACATTTAACCCAGTCACTCGGTCTCTAAACATAGTAAAGCCAGCTGACATACTTGAACATATGTGTCAGAGTGTTTTCATATTGGACTTTCCTTGTTGTTAAGACACCAAGGTTTTCTAGGCCACGTTGTTTTGTGAACACGGTGTCCCTCGGAGTGACTGTCATAAAACAAAGATAAGAGCTATAGGACGGCCAAACAGCTACATACACACAGATGAAGCCATGCGGCGTGTTGCTCCAGtgtcacagaaaaaaacaagtcataCGACTAAGGTGGCTGCAGGCTGAGTCTTTGTGCCAGTCATTCAGTGTTGTACTGAACTCCTGACCACCATGCTTTATGAGATACATTTCTCAAAAGGAATTTCTTTCCatcaaactgacttcaaaacaTTAAATTTTCACAGTTGACAAAGTGTGGCTTAATGACTAATCAACAAAATATTCAATAATCTCTTGAATCTTAATAATCCCCCAGATTCCATGAGACAAAACATCCACTACCTAGACAgaagcatattttgtatgttttgtctGTCTTGTGAAAGTTTGTCAGTGCCACAccattttttaattgattaactcTCCATACAAATCCAGAGAAAGGTGTATAGTTGAGTTCAGCAAGGTTGTGCAAACAGTAATACCATGAAACTGTTATAATAAGAAAACTTTTGACCCACTGACTTTCTGAACCTCATAATCTTCCCAGCCACATGAAGCATGTGCTTATGCACTCACAATGCCCATGAAtgatgtctgaaaaaatagggatgaaaatgaatattgcTTTGTTCACTCAATGTAAAGATGTAAAAGCACTTCATAACTCATAGAATTAGCGTCATGGTGGGCGCAGGCCATATTATCACAGCATGTGACTTAAAACAAGGCCAAAAATATGGCCTTGTTGCATTCTCAGACAGACTTGGAAAGAAGATTaaacaagaaaaatacaaatatccTCCAAGCATCTATGAATGCCCAAATGTGTTCAAAGAATGCTTCAGTCGTGTAAACATTAGGTTTTCTtcacaaaacatatgatcaatTTATAAAAGATGATGCAGTgctatagattaaactatccaacagtgtataaagttgttaaaatgagctccatctCCACCAGCTGTaatattaaaatgctgcttgcaTGTTAAATAATATTCCAAAATTAATGGTTTTATGTTTTGTACACACTGATAAATTGTACAATTGTGTATGGGCTATATCatatacagtggtggaagaactCATATTACATTGCAAAGAACTAGGTAAAATGGCCTTTAGCTATTCCATATGTCATTGTTTCTCCGAGTTTTTGTCTGTCACGATAAAACAAGCAGTTTGGAGACATCATATTGAGCCCAGGGAGCTTGTGATGAGCACTCATTTGTTTGACATTTCACGGGCTAAAGACATAATCAgctaaatgcaaaacaaaataaCCAATAGATTGATAACTGTTACTTGCAGACCTGATGATCATGTGACCCCAAAGGTTGCTTAAATAATACTTTAGCTCCCTTTTCCTGGAATACACTGCAAGCTAAGTTGAAACTGGGaaatctgattacttttgatgaatttaaaacattaatgtaagacctagaagcagagtcaatcgggagctgtatgtgtttctgaatattttcactttaacgttggcttcaaacacttgattttaatgtgttttgtatgatattatgctgtgtattttattttattatttatttgttttacgttgtggcgtctgaaattttaatgtatgtttaaatgctgctgtcttggccaggtctctcttgcaaaagagattcttaatctcaatgagtactatCTGGTTAaatgaaggtaaaaaaaaaaaaaaaaagttgcagtgTGCCTGGGAAAATTACACCATGAAAATATTGTTTGTTCAACAGTTTGTTTACCATTATGCTTTAACAGGCTTAACACATAGCCAATGGTTATATAGCtagtagacttttttttttgcaaagggTTCACCTCCTACATAAATCAGCTGGaaatgcacaacaacaacaacaacaagtgtATCTGACTCGTCCCAGGAAAACAAGAGGTCTTGGACTGACTGAAACGAGTGGCCATCTACGGAAAGTTTATgggttttttggggggttttttttggttgaagaagattcatttacaaacattaaggcattttaatctaaactcaatacttctaacatacaaggcacaatttGATAGGAAAGATagcttaaattataaaaaaaataatataataacaaaaataaaagaggggctagaaaataattcaagcaacaaaaaagaaatgcataaataaataaataaataataagactgcactcttccatagtagctctaggggtcatcatcatatatgttcagttcttcataaactctgaggagacactttgcatgttgtcctttcactagtcttaaagcactgagatgattgTCCACAAGGTCCCTTTTACAAATGGAAAATAAGGGTTTCATTTCCCATTTGGATGCATGGATGAAAAAATGTGCCAGCAGTATCAGGGAAAGTTTATGGTTATGTAACCTGAATAAACATATCAGATCTACAGCTGCCTGAGATATCCGGAAATACATATTTGGTATGGTATGGTAACAGTTTGTTAACCATTATGCTTTAACAGGCTCAACACATAGCCAATGGTTATAGAGCTGTAAGTAGacttttttaaaacaacaacaacaacaacaagtgtATCTGACTCGTCCCAGGAAAACTAGAGGCCTTGGACTGACTGAAACGAGTGGCCATCTACGGAAAGTTTATGGTTATGTAACCAGAATAAACATCACAGATCTACAGTAGTGATGGGTCGGtagcgaacgagccggttcaaagagccggctcttttgaGTGAACGAtgggagccggctcccgtccgagagccgtttttaaaaaaaaatgttttaattaaatcaaggcagaatgataggacgatcttctccgcgccacggggaCTGTTTgtagaattgcttgttaacacatgtggctgttaagtcaacgaaagtcagcgtcgggctcccgcttgtgctcgctctaaatagacaagaacaagcatcgctcaaaacagtgaggcgacacacgtcagctaaaaccacaatatcactctatatttcacctgcttggcagtaatgttagctaaccagacgaaggtctctccatgaacatgatttagatctgatcctagtgttggcttttcttgcttcagcctcccgaccgcggccggagacAACATGGGAGACACCAGCACCTGatcagagacaataacgtttctcgctgcggagccccgtcacttcacaagacacggaaaacctctgttggtctggaggagctgcagcatttatttctgcacaaacgtccactgtacatttactagatattctcagagataAAATaattcttctgcagtgtggagtgtgcgcgcatgcacgtaagAGTGGAGcgtgagaacgcgcgcggtgtgtgagtgaaggtaagcaggcagaggagcagagacttggctgaattataaaaaggcagaagtggtaaaatgaataGACCCATCCTGGTCACCATCTAtttcagactctgccatctggcaggaggttaaggtccatcaggaccaaaacctcacgccataaaaacagttttttccccatggcagtggggctctccaacagcccctctgcccccctgtgactctctccgtcccccacacacacaca
This Sebastes fasciatus isolate fSebFas1 chromosome 17, fSebFas1.pri, whole genome shotgun sequence DNA region includes the following protein-coding sequences:
- the atp6v1c1b gene encoding V-type proton ATPase subunit C 1-B: MTEFWLISAPGEKTCQQTWDKLMVATARANNLSVNNKFNIPDLKVGTLDVLVGLSDELAKLDTFVETVVKKVAQYMADVLEDSRDKVQENLLANGVDLVTYITRFQWDMAKYPIKQSLKNISEIIAKQATQIDNDLKARASAYNNLKGNLQNLERKNAGSLLTRSLADIVKKEDFVLDSEYLITMLVVVPKTSYVEWQKTYETLAEMVVPRSTKLLFEDNDSGLFSVTLFRKALDDFKHKARENKFTVRDFQYNEEELKADKEEMTRLSTDKKKQFGPLVRWLKVNFSEAFIAWIHIQALRVFVESVLRYGLPVNFQAMLLQPTKKNMKKLREVLYDLYKHLDSGAAIIDAAMDIPGLNLSQQEYYPYVYYKIDCNLLDFKV